The Motacilla alba alba isolate MOTALB_02 chromosome 27, Motacilla_alba_V1.0_pri, whole genome shotgun sequence genome includes a window with the following:
- the SOST gene encoding sclerostin, which yields MQIPWAVCAVCVLTQITLHSVQGWQMFKNDATEIIPEITENPETPVEPTFSNNNTMNQAKHGGRHIQQTPDLNDASFSCREVRTTRFLTDGPCRSLKPVKELLCSGQCEPSHLLPNSIGRGKWWRQNALDFRCIPAHSRTQRVLMACPQQETRTYKFRAATSCKCKRYTRYHNQSELKDFGKDPARPQKNKKPHLARARSGKSNQHELENAY from the exons ATGCAGATCCcttgggctgtgtgtgctgtctGTGTCCTGACACAAATCACACTTCACTCCGTGCAAGGCTGGCAGATGTTTAAAAATGATGCTACAGAAATCATTCCTGAGATCACTGAAAATCCAGAAACACCAGTGGAGCCGACTTTCAGCAACAACAACACCATGAATCAGGCAAAACATGGAGGAAGACACATACAACAAACTCCAGACCTCAATG ATGCCTCCTTCAGCTGCCGGGAGGTGCGCACCACGCGGTTCCTGACGGACGGGCCGTGCCGCAGCCTGAAGCCggtgaaggagctgctgtgctcgGGCCAGTGCGAGCCCTCGCACCTCCTGCCCAACTCCATCGGCCGCGGCAAGTGGTGGCGGCAGAACGCGCTGGATTTCCGCTGCATCCCCGCGCACAGCCGCACCCAGCGCGTCCTCAtggcctgtccccagcaggagaCCCGGACTTACAAATTCCGAGCGGCCACGTCCTGCAAGTGCAAGCGCTACACCCGCTACCACAACCAGTCCGAGCTCAAGGACTTCGGCAAGGACCCCGCCCGGCCCCAGAAGAACAAGAAGCCGCATCTGGCCAGAGCCAGGAGCGGCAAATCCAACCAGCACGAGCTGGAAAATGCTTATTAG